One genomic window of Carassius gibelio isolate Cgi1373 ecotype wild population from Czech Republic chromosome A10, carGib1.2-hapl.c, whole genome shotgun sequence includes the following:
- the nrarpa gene encoding notch-regulated ankyrin repeat-containing protein A: MSQAEISTCSAPQRVFQEAVKKGNTKELHSLLQNMTNCEFNVNSFGPEGQTALHQSVIDGNLELVKLLVKFGADIRLANREGWSALHIAAFGGHQDIVLYLITKAKYSSGAR, from the coding sequence ATGAGCCAGGCGGAGATCTCGACGTGCTCGGCGCCGCAGAGAGTGTTCCAGGAGGCGGTGAAGAAAGGCAACACGAAGGAGCTCCATTCACTGCTGCAGAACATGACCAACTGCGAGTTTAACGTTAATTCGTTTGGTCCCGAGGGACAGACAGCGCTGCACCAGTCGGTCATCGACGGGAATCTGGAGCTCGTTAAGCTGCTGGTGAAGTTCGGAGCCGATATACGGCTGGCGAACCGGGAGGGCTGGAGCGCGTTGCACATCGCCGCTTTCGGAGGACACCAAGACATCGTGTTATACCTCATCACCAAGGCCAAGTACTCCTCCGGCGCGCGGTGA